In Oncorhynchus masou masou isolate Uvic2021 chromosome 10, UVic_Omas_1.1, whole genome shotgun sequence, a single genomic region encodes these proteins:
- the twist2 gene encoding twist-related protein 2, translating into MEEGSSSPISPVDSLVTSEEELDRQQKRFGRKRRHSKKSSEDSSPGSVKRGKKTSPSSNQSYEELQNQRCLANVRERQRTQSLNEAFSSLRKIIPTLPSDKLSKIQTLKLASRYIDFLYQVLQSDEMDNKMSSCSYVAHERLSYAFSVWRMEGAWSMSATH; encoded by the coding sequence ATGGAAGAGGGCtcaagttctcccatctcccctgTGGATAGCCTAGTGACCAGCGAGGAGGAGTTGGACAGACAACAGAAAAGATTTGGAAGGAAGAGGAGACACAGTAAAAAGTCGAGCGAAGACAGCAGTCCGGGTTCCGTGAAACGGGGCAAAAAAACGAGTCCAAGCAGCAATCAGTCCTACGAGGAGTTGCAGAACCAGCGGTGCCTGGCCAACGTCAGGGAGAGGCAAAGGACACAGTCGCTCAACGAAGCCTTCTCGTCTTTACGCAAAATCATCCCCACTCTACCCTCGGATAAACTGAGCAAGATCCAGACACTAAAACTGGCCTCCAGATACATAGACTTCCTCTATCAGGTGCTGCAAAGCGACGAGATGGACAACAAGATGTCGAGCTGCAGCTACGTTGCGCACGAGAGACTCAGTTATGCGTTCTCGGTGTGGAGGATGGAGGGCGCGTGGTCAATGTCTGCAACGCACTAG